One Halovivax ruber XH-70 genomic region harbors:
- a CDS encoding complex I subunit 4 family protein encodes MMIELLLAVVFVGAAVTFLAPNRIAGKLAFAISLLPAGISLWMLTAFDGSGNALLSGGQLAFESQAEWFQVGEYAVSWFVGLDGISLPLVVLTTILTSLAILSSWTPIDERQSQFYGLVLFIEANLLGVFVALDFLLWFVFWEAVLIPMYFLIGVWGGPRRKYAAIKFFVYTNVASLVLFGAFVTLVFALGGDGGVSSFALPEIAQAMHAGGIPEGTSLFGLGAAELSAAIFVALFLGFAVKVPIVPFHTWLPDAHVEAPTPASVLLAGVLLKMGTYALLRFNFTMFPEQVETFAIPIAAIAVISVIYGAMLALAQTDLKRIVAYSSVSSMGYVILGLVAYTQFGIGGATFQMVSHGLISGLMFMAVGVVYNATHTRMVTDMSGITAKMPVASWIFVAGAFGYMGLPLMSGFYAEFAIFYGAFGSELLSNAPLFTGVAMFGIVIVAGYLLYAMQRTFFGPFALETDYELDRAPLHDVAPMLVLLALIVVLGVAPDTIFGMITDATEPIVAAYGGEAA; translated from the coding sequence GTGATGATCGAGCTGTTACTCGCGGTCGTGTTCGTTGGCGCGGCCGTCACGTTCCTCGCACCGAATCGAATCGCCGGCAAACTCGCGTTCGCCATCAGCCTGCTGCCCGCCGGCATCTCGCTGTGGATGCTGACGGCGTTCGACGGGAGCGGCAACGCGTTGCTCTCCGGCGGGCAGCTGGCGTTCGAGTCACAGGCCGAGTGGTTCCAGGTCGGCGAGTACGCCGTGAGCTGGTTCGTCGGACTGGATGGTATCAGCCTGCCGCTGGTCGTCCTGACGACGATCCTGACCTCGCTCGCGATCCTCTCGTCGTGGACGCCCATCGACGAGCGCCAGTCGCAGTTCTACGGCCTCGTGCTGTTCATCGAGGCCAACCTGCTCGGCGTCTTCGTCGCGCTCGACTTCCTCCTGTGGTTCGTCTTCTGGGAGGCCGTCCTCATCCCGATGTACTTCCTGATCGGGGTCTGGGGCGGGCCGCGACGCAAGTACGCCGCGATCAAGTTCTTCGTCTACACGAACGTCGCCTCGCTCGTGCTGTTCGGGGCGTTCGTGACGCTCGTCTTCGCCCTCGGGGGTGACGGTGGCGTCTCGAGTTTCGCGTTGCCGGAGATCGCGCAAGCGATGCACGCGGGCGGCATTCCGGAGGGAACTTCGCTGTTCGGGCTGGGCGCCGCCGAGCTGTCGGCCGCGATCTTCGTCGCGCTCTTCCTCGGCTTCGCGGTGAAGGTGCCCATCGTCCCGTTCCACACCTGGCTCCCAGACGCCCACGTCGAGGCGCCGACGCCCGCGTCGGTGCTGCTGGCCGGCGTCCTGCTGAAGATGGGGACCTACGCCCTGTTGCGATTCAACTTCACCATGTTCCCAGAACAGGTCGAGACGTTCGCGATCCCGATCGCCGCGATCGCCGTGATCAGCGTGATCTACGGCGCGATGCTCGCACTCGCCCAGACGGACCTCAAACGAATCGTTGCGTATTCGTCCGTCTCGTCAATGGGCTACGTCATCCTGGGACTCGTCGCGTACACGCAGTTCGGCATCGGCGGCGCGACCTTCCAGATGGTGAGCCACGGGCTGATCTCCGGGCTCATGTTCATGGCCGTCGGCGTCGTCTACAACGCGACCCACACCCGGATGGTGACGGACATGTCCGGGATCACGGCGAAGATGCCGGTCGCGAGCTGGATCTTCGTTGCCGGCGCGTTCGGCTACATGGGCCTGCCGCTCATGTCCGGCTTCTACGCCGAGTTCGCCATCTTCTACGGCGCCTTCGGCTCGGAACTGCTCTCCAATGCGCCGCTCTTTACCGGTGTGGCGATGTTCGGCATCGTCATCGTCGCCGGCTACCTGCTGTACGCGATGCAGCGGACGTTCTTCGGGCCGTTCGCCCTGGAGACGGACTACGAGTTAGATCGCGCGCCGCTTCACGACGTCGCGCCGATGCTCGTCCTGCTCGCGCTGATCGTCGTCCTCGGGGTCGCCCCCGACACCATCTTCGGGATGATCACCGACGCGACCGAGCCGATCGTCGCGGCCTACGGAGGTGAGGCGGCGTGA
- the nuoL gene encoding NADH-quinone oxidoreductase subunit L, with translation MEGLFTFAPAIVLFPLVAFAITLLVGRYLPLGGAIPGIVATGGSLALSLVMAAAVAGGETTNELVYTWFETPEITFHFGLLIDPLSAAMLVVVSLIAFLVHIFSLSYMNGEGETGLPRYYAGLGLFTFSMLAFVVADNLLMSFVFFELVGLCSFLLIGFWYRTKSAPSAAKKAFLVTRFGDFFFLVGVVAIAASYGTLSFAGDASFVTAAESAIDSETFFGFDADTWVTITGLLVLGGVIGKSAQFPLHTWLPDAMEGPTPVSALIHAATMVAAGVYLVARMFGYYALSPTALAVIAFVGGFTALFAATMGCVKDDVKQVLAYSTISQYGYMMLAMGVGGYVAGVFHLLNHAVFKALLFLGAGAVIIAMHHEQDMWKMGGLKDRMPVTYYTFLAGSLALAGIIPFSGFWSKDEVLYDALIVGLDEPLILAAYAMALLAVFFTGFYTIRMVRLTFHGEPRSEAAESPHAIGLPAKIPLAVLGVLALVGGAMNLKPLEELAGLEVAFLERWLDGQGVGSVDGLTYHAYSETVHYGHEYIGGPEGTVVLSAVLSLGLALAGAGLAWTLYGGPEPTRHTERLGALRDLAVANYYQDEYQVWLARGLTLPLARASDRFDQTAIDGVVDGVGSVSRFGGERLRRLQTGQVTDYAALVILGVLALLVVLGINGGWFL, from the coding sequence ATGGAAGGATTGTTTACATTCGCGCCCGCAATCGTGCTGTTCCCGCTGGTGGCGTTCGCGATCACGCTGCTCGTGGGCCGCTACCTGCCCCTCGGCGGTGCGATCCCGGGTATCGTCGCGACTGGCGGATCGCTCGCGCTCTCGCTGGTGATGGCCGCGGCCGTCGCCGGCGGCGAGACGACGAACGAACTGGTGTACACGTGGTTCGAGACACCCGAGATCACGTTCCACTTCGGCCTGCTGATCGACCCGCTGTCGGCGGCCATGCTGGTCGTGGTCTCGCTGATCGCCTTCCTCGTCCACATCTTCAGCCTGAGCTACATGAACGGCGAGGGCGAGACCGGCCTGCCGCGGTACTACGCCGGACTCGGCCTCTTTACGTTCAGCATGCTCGCGTTCGTGGTCGCGGACAACCTGCTGATGTCGTTCGTCTTCTTCGAGCTGGTGGGACTGTGTTCGTTCCTCCTCATCGGCTTCTGGTACCGGACGAAATCGGCGCCCTCCGCGGCGAAGAAGGCGTTCCTCGTCACGCGCTTCGGGGACTTCTTCTTCCTCGTGGGTGTCGTCGCCATCGCCGCGTCCTACGGCACACTCAGCTTCGCCGGTGACGCGTCGTTCGTCACCGCGGCCGAGTCGGCGATCGACTCGGAGACCTTCTTCGGCTTCGACGCCGACACCTGGGTGACGATCACCGGACTCCTCGTCCTGGGCGGCGTAATCGGCAAGTCCGCCCAGTTCCCGCTGCACACGTGGTTGCCCGACGCGATGGAGGGTCCGACGCCGGTGTCGGCGCTCATCCACGCGGCGACGATGGTCGCCGCCGGCGTCTACCTCGTCGCCCGGATGTTCGGCTACTACGCGCTGTCGCCCACGGCGCTCGCTGTCATCGCGTTCGTCGGCGGCTTCACGGCACTGTTCGCGGCGACGATGGGCTGTGTCAAAGACGACGTGAAACAGGTGCTCGCGTACTCCACCATCAGCCAGTACGGCTACATGATGCTCGCGATGGGCGTCGGCGGCTACGTCGCCGGCGTCTTCCACCTGCTCAACCACGCCGTCTTCAAGGCGCTGCTGTTCCTCGGGGCCGGCGCAGTCATCATCGCCATGCACCACGAGCAGGACATGTGGAAGATGGGCGGGCTCAAAGACCGGATGCCCGTTACCTACTACACGTTCCTCGCGGGCTCGCTCGCGCTCGCGGGCATCATCCCGTTTTCCGGCTTCTGGTCGAAAGACGAGGTGCTCTACGACGCGCTCATCGTCGGCCTGGACGAACCGCTCATCCTCGCCGCGTACGCGATGGCGCTACTGGCCGTGTTCTTCACCGGATTCTACACGATCCGGATGGTCCGGCTGACGTTCCACGGCGAGCCCCGGTCGGAGGCGGCCGAATCACCCCACGCGATCGGCCTGCCGGCGAAGATTCCGCTGGCCGTACTCGGCGTCCTGGCACTCGTCGGTGGGGCGATGAACCTGAAGCCGCTCGAAGAACTCGCCGGCCTCGAGGTTGCGTTCCTCGAACGATGGCTCGACGGGCAGGGTGTCGGCTCGGTCGACGGGCTGACCTACCACGCCTACAGCGAGACGGTCCACTACGGTCACGAGTACATCGGCGGTCCCGAGGGGACGGTGGTCCTCTCTGCAGTCCTCTCGCTCGGCCTGGCGCTGGCTGGCGCCGGGCTCGCCTGGACACTGTACGGCGGCCCGGAGCCGACGCGTCACACCGAGCGCCTCGGCGCGCTTCGCGACCTCGCCGTCGCCAACTACTACCAGGACGAGTACCAGGTCTGGCTGGCACGTGGCCTCACGCTGCCGCTGGCCCGGGCGAGCGACCGGTTCGACCAGACGGCTATCGACGGCGTCGTCGACGGTGTCGGTAGCGTCAGCCGCTTCGGCGGCGAGCGACTCAGACGGCTCCAGACGGGGCAGGTGACCGACTACGCGGCGCTCGTGATACTCGGTGTGCTCGCGTTACTGGTCGTTCTGGGTATCAACGGAGGGTGGTTCCTGTGA
- the nuoK gene encoding NADH-quinone oxidoreductase subunit NuoK, whose amino-acid sequence MMAIEGYVLLSAGLFCIGLFGILTRRNALMFLMAIELMVNAAVINLIAFALYHGTLSGQVFGLFVLGLAAAEVAIGLGIILVLYRNFGTIDVSVPTTMRW is encoded by the coding sequence ATGATGGCCATCGAGGGCTACGTCCTCCTCTCGGCCGGGCTGTTCTGCATCGGACTGTTCGGCATCCTGACCCGGCGCAACGCACTCATGTTCCTGATGGCCATCGAGCTGATGGTCAACGCAGCCGTGATCAACCTGATCGCGTTCGCGCTGTACCACGGCACGCTGTCCGGACAGGTGTTCGGGCTGTTCGTCCTCGGACTCGCGGCCGCGGAGGTCGCGATCGGCCTCGGGATCATCCTGGTACTGTATCGAAACTTCGGGACGATCGACGTCTCGGTACCGACGACGATGAGGTGGTAA